Proteins encoded in a region of the Paenibacillus sp. W2I17 genome:
- a CDS encoding proline--tRNA ligase has product MRQSEMLVPTLREAPAEADAAGHRWLLRSGMIRQLAAGIYSYLPLGRRILLNVERIVREEMDRAGCQEVLLPIMQPAELWEESGRYTQYGPELMRLKDRHAREFALGPTHEEVVTAIARDEVSSYRKLPFTLYQIGTKFRDERRPRFGLLRGREFIMKDAYSFASDWEELDRTYQAMNTAYSRILERCGLDYIRVEADAGTIGGQGETHEFMALADVGEDTIVTCKHCGYAANLEKAGYQTSGDMEKKEGSLEVPADSASADSALQTDEHSGAENVVHISTPGVRTIAELTTFVGKGAEHMIKTLLYVADGQLVAALVRGDHELNDIALKQVLGAEELILADDAAIAAHPNLKVGFLGPIGLNLPMVVDADVAVMKSAITGANEADVHVSGVRPGVDFALERVERIRFAAEGDACPTCGSPLVFTKGIEVGHIFKLGTKYSDAMGASFLDRNGRQCAPVMGCYGIGVSRLMAAIAEQYAGDEGIRWPAAVAPYDVHLIAVSWKGEQQRQLTLELEQQLIDGGFTVLVDDRDERPGVKFKDAELIGLPVQIVIGRGAAEGQVELGSHALAASGESKRIALTAQEAVRYVKEQLTS; this is encoded by the coding sequence ATGCGTCAAAGTGAAATGCTTGTCCCAACATTACGTGAAGCGCCAGCGGAGGCAGATGCAGCGGGACATCGCTGGTTACTGCGTTCCGGCATGATTCGCCAACTGGCAGCAGGGATATACAGTTACCTGCCCCTTGGACGGCGTATATTGTTAAATGTTGAACGGATCGTTCGTGAAGAGATGGATCGTGCTGGATGTCAGGAAGTGTTGCTGCCGATTATGCAGCCTGCGGAGTTGTGGGAAGAATCCGGAAGATACACACAGTATGGTCCCGAATTGATGCGTCTGAAGGATCGTCATGCACGGGAATTTGCTCTTGGGCCAACACATGAGGAAGTCGTAACCGCTATAGCGCGGGACGAGGTGAGTTCGTATCGTAAGCTGCCATTCACCCTGTACCAGATCGGAACCAAGTTCCGGGATGAGCGCCGTCCTCGATTTGGATTGCTGCGTGGACGTGAGTTCATCATGAAGGATGCGTACTCTTTTGCTTCGGACTGGGAAGAGCTTGATCGGACTTATCAGGCGATGAACACGGCTTATAGTCGCATTCTGGAGCGTTGTGGTTTGGACTATATCCGTGTTGAGGCGGACGCAGGAACGATTGGCGGTCAAGGAGAAACACACGAGTTCATGGCTCTTGCTGATGTGGGTGAGGACACAATTGTAACCTGCAAACATTGTGGATATGCTGCGAATCTGGAGAAAGCGGGTTATCAGACTTCTGGAGATATGGAGAAAAAAGAAGGAAGCTTGGAAGTTCCAGCCGACTCTGCGAGTGCAGACTCCGCGCTTCAAACGGATGAACATTCAGGAGCGGAAAACGTAGTACACATCTCCACACCTGGCGTTCGTACGATTGCAGAGTTAACCACTTTTGTGGGCAAAGGTGCTGAACATATGATCAAAACGCTGCTTTATGTGGCGGATGGTCAGCTCGTCGCTGCGCTTGTACGTGGAGATCATGAACTGAATGACATCGCATTGAAGCAGGTGTTGGGGGCAGAGGAACTGATCCTTGCAGACGATGCAGCCATTGCGGCACATCCAAATCTGAAGGTAGGATTCCTGGGTCCGATTGGACTAAATCTGCCGATGGTGGTGGACGCTGACGTGGCAGTGATGAAAAGTGCAATTACAGGAGCCAATGAAGCGGATGTGCATGTTTCCGGCGTACGCCCAGGGGTTGATTTTGCATTGGAGCGAGTAGAACGAATCCGCTTTGCTGCGGAAGGGGATGCTTGTCCAACATGTGGATCGCCACTTGTTTTTACCAAAGGCATCGAGGTTGGCCATATTTTCAAATTGGGGACGAAATATAGTGATGCCATGGGTGCTTCATTCCTGGATCGTAATGGTCGCCAGTGTGCGCCCGTCATGGGATGTTACGGCATTGGCGTATCCCGCCTGATGGCCGCTATAGCTGAGCAGTATGCAGGAGATGAGGGCATTCGTTGGCCGGCCGCTGTGGCGCCATATGATGTGCATCTGATTGCAGTAAGTTGGAAAGGTGAGCAGCAACGCCAGCTTACCCTTGAACTGGAACAACAATTGATCGATGGCGGATTCACTGTATTGGTTGATGACCGGGATGAACGTCCGGGTGTGAAATTCAAGGATGCGGAGCTGATCGGATTGCCTGTGCAGATCGTTATTGGCCGAGGAGCAGCCGAAGGACAGGTGGAACTGGGATCACATGCACTTGCAGCATCAGGTGAATCGAAACGAATTGCTTTGACGGCACAGGAGGCAGTGCGTTATGTGAAGGAACAGCTCACTTCCTAA
- a CDS encoding FAD-dependent oxidoreductase — MISRKLKITAIIASVFIVLMSAAYGAFYIWNKNYKFNNNYVWQPLEDVQSTLNLKDSYNVIVAGTDPEGITAALSAARNGMRVLLVEARDRNMLGGLLTEGGLNTLDLNYSPEQPQLLSSLRQPDFLNKGIFQEWFDQIEGSSFDTNTAANIFYRMVRSEPNIDLLMNVKELVPLTEQSTGDHTTITGMSITKEDGTTVQISTRSIIDATQDADIAAAAGVPYSIGRQDIGDGKSKMVSTLVFKLSGVTDEVWQKFREREGTGVDKMSAWGYGDARKYESSNPQHIKIRSLNIGRQNDDTILINTMQIFGVDPLDPISVKKGLEIGRKEAPLIVDFLKKNYDEFAGLQYAGTADELYVRESRHIYGEYRLTLADVMENRDHWDAIGYGSYDIDIQSTSVGNPGTIMLSPIQYGVPFRSLVPLKVDGLLVVGRAASFDTIPHGSARVVPLGMAEGEAAGAAVKLAYIHKESFRELSTSEERASELRKMLENQGMDLKVHRFEQPDYMEHKDYKGLLAAASMYMTSGNYNNDGWELDKGMNPERFLSKLKRMQAMFPEAYTGSADQALANMENAVTLPLTLDQAAYMLCLAMGSSETETSLEQALAQLQTQNFISDNTLAGIADKNNLTNGDAFMLIRDVVEYYSGVVFD; from the coding sequence TTGATTAGTAGAAAATTGAAAATAACAGCAATTATAGCCAGTGTGTTTATTGTTTTAATGAGCGCTGCATATGGTGCATTTTATATCTGGAACAAGAATTATAAATTTAATAATAATTATGTATGGCAGCCCTTGGAGGACGTGCAATCTACACTAAACCTGAAAGATTCCTATAACGTTATTGTAGCTGGAACGGATCCGGAAGGTATTACTGCTGCCTTATCAGCTGCTCGTAATGGGATGCGTGTATTGCTGGTGGAAGCAAGAGATCGCAACATGTTGGGAGGATTGTTGACCGAGGGAGGCCTTAATACGCTGGATCTAAATTATTCCCCTGAACAACCGCAGTTATTGAGTAGTTTGCGGCAGCCTGACTTTTTGAACAAAGGTATTTTCCAGGAATGGTTTGACCAGATCGAGGGTAGTTCATTTGATACCAATACAGCGGCTAACATTTTCTATCGGATGGTTCGTTCTGAACCTAATATTGACCTGTTGATGAATGTTAAGGAATTAGTTCCCCTTACTGAACAATCTACGGGAGATCACACAACAATAACGGGTATGAGCATAACTAAAGAAGATGGAACAACTGTTCAGATTTCAACCCGCTCCATCATTGATGCAACGCAAGATGCGGATATTGCAGCCGCTGCAGGAGTTCCATATTCCATAGGCAGACAAGATATTGGAGATGGTAAATCCAAAATGGTCTCTACGCTTGTATTCAAGCTAAGCGGTGTTACAGATGAGGTATGGCAAAAGTTTAGGGAAAGAGAGGGAACCGGGGTTGATAAGATGAGTGCTTGGGGGTACGGTGATGCTAGAAAATATGAATCCTCCAATCCACAACATATTAAGATTCGAAGTCTGAATATCGGAAGACAAAATGATGATACAATCTTAATTAATACAATGCAAATCTTTGGGGTAGATCCGTTAGATCCGATATCTGTGAAAAAAGGTCTGGAAATCGGGCGTAAAGAAGCCCCGCTAATTGTTGATTTTCTGAAGAAAAATTATGATGAATTTGCAGGGCTACAATATGCTGGAACAGCAGACGAGCTTTACGTGAGGGAGTCACGTCATATCTATGGCGAGTACCGATTAACATTAGCTGATGTCATGGAAAATCGTGATCATTGGGATGCCATTGGATACGGTTCATACGATATTGATATTCAGAGCACGAGTGTTGGAAATCCCGGCACGATTATGTTGAGTCCAATTCAATATGGTGTACCCTTTCGCTCGCTTGTACCGCTAAAGGTTGATGGTTTGCTCGTCGTTGGACGTGCAGCAAGTTTTGATACAATCCCACACGGTAGTGCAAGAGTTGTCCCGCTGGGAATGGCAGAGGGAGAAGCAGCAGGAGCGGCGGTCAAGCTGGCATATATCCATAAGGAGTCTTTCCGCGAACTCTCAACTTCCGAAGAGCGAGCATCTGAACTACGTAAGATGCTGGAGAATCAGGGTATGGATCTGAAAGTACATCGTTTCGAGCAGCCTGATTATATGGAGCATAAGGATTACAAGGGATTGCTGGCTGCAGCGAGTATGTATATGACTTCAGGCAATTATAATAACGATGGTTGGGAACTGGATAAAGGAATGAATCCAGAACGATTTTTAAGTAAATTGAAAAGAATGCAAGCGATGTTTCCAGAAGCCTACACAGGCAGTGCCGACCAAGCTCTAGCAAATATGGAGAATGCCGTAACCCTACCTTTAACGTTGGATCAGGCTGCGTATATGTTATGTCTGGCAATGGGATCTTCAGAAACGGAAACTTCACTTGAACAGGCACTTGCTCAATTACAAACGCAAAACTTTATAAGTGACAACACGCTTGCTGGCATTGCTGACAAGAACAATCTTACCAATGGGGATGCGTTTATGCTCATCCGTGATGTAGTGGAGTATTATTCTGGAGTTGTATTCGACTAA